In the genome of Pseudomonadota bacterium, the window GCTGCTCGCGATGCCGATAGCTGCCCCGGCCAACACATCGTGCGTGTAATGGTCTTTTGCCTCAACCCTGCTCACGGCGACAAAGGTTGCAGCAGCATATGCCGGTATGCCGTATCCCCAGCCATAACGTTTGCGCAAGAACTCAGCCGATGAGAAGGAAAGCGAGGTATGCGCCGAAGGAAAGGAATGACTGTCTCCGTTGGGGGCAGATTCAGTTACCGTGTATTTCAAACCGTAGGTAATGGCGGCTGTGAGCGCCACCGACTCCACCAGTTGCAGCGCGCCTTGGCCATCCTTAAAACCGGCGGTTAATCCCGCCGCAGTGGCCGGTAAAAGAAGGGTGAGAACCTCGCCGGCCGCCTCAATGCTGTTGCCCGAGTGAACGCCGGTGCCGGTTACGAGACAGAATAGCATTCCAATTACCAGAGCCCTTAACCCGATCATTTTACCCCCATTGACCCAAAATTTAGTATTACCCAGACTATCATAGAAGACCCCCGGATGAAAAGTGAAATCACGAATTCTGTCTCAAGTAAAAGGACCGCCACATCCGGATTTGCTGTGGTCAGGGCACTATCCTGCATGCCGTTGTTAGTTGTAATTTTTCTTTTCTTAATTGTTTTTCCTGGTTTTTCTGTACTCCTCCAGGACCTGCTTCATCCACTCGTCACAACGTGATTCTTTTCCTTCCTCCGTCCTGATCAGGTATGGTTTACCTGTCTGAACGCTCTCAGTGGCAGCAAGCCGGATAAAATCTTCGGGGGTTACGATCTTATCCTTGAAATACTGACGCTTGGTATTCATGTGATATGATGCCTGTTTGCCAGTGTAGGATTGACCGTTCCGAATAAAGGTATAATCGGATTTGGCAACGAAAGCCAGCAGATAAGCAATTGTCTCGTCTGTATTTTTCTGAGGTCTCATATCTTCGGCAAGGACCATAGTCGCAGCAAGAACAATTGCGATGGCAATAATAATGAAGTTTCTGTTCATATTTTATCCTGTGCTAATCAAAATCGGCCGGTGCTGATACAATTATTTTATACCAAATATCACAAATGTTATTGTGAAATCAACCTGGACACGAAAAAAATGTATGCCTTCATCCGGGTAACGTTCTCGTCAGCTTTTTTATGCTATACTATCGGCGAAAGAGAAAACCCTCAGCTAAAAAGGAAAACAGCTATGACCGATAAAAAGAATGATATGCTAAAATATTTGATACTGCTTTTAATTGTAGCGATCCCGCTCTTTTCTCTGGGTATTTCCAACCACGGACTCTGGACAGCCGATGAGCCGAGGGTTGCGGAGATTGGCCGGGAAATGGCAGAAACAGGCAACTGGGCCGTTCCGACGTTGAACCGGAAGCCCTTTCTTGAAGAGCCTCCTCTCTACTATGGAACTCTGGCGCTCACTTTCAAGGCCTTCGGGGTTTCCGATAAAGTGGTGCGAATCCCATCCGCCGTCTTCGCTTTCACATCTGTTCTCGTTATTTTCTTCACGGCAAATCTCCTCTTTGGTTCGAGGGTTGCCCTCCTCTCCGGACTTATCCTTGCCACAACCGGGGAATACTTCCGGGTAGCCCATTGGGTCATAGTAGATGGCGCTCTTACATTCTTTGTTATGTGCGCCATGGGTCTTTTTATTGCAGGATATCTTTCCGGGAGTAACAGGAGGAAGCTTCTCTGTTACGTCCTCCTCTATGTGTCATGTACATTTGCCTTCTACACGAAAGGATTCATCGGCATCGTCATACCCGGACTGACCATCCTCGTCTTTCTGGCAGTAGAAAGAAATCTCAGGGAACTTTTTAAGATGCGGCTGTGGCTTGGTGTCCTTATTTTCATTATTATGACCCTTCCCTGGTTTGTTGCTCTCTGGCAGCAGGCCGGTATGGAACATCTCAAGGTCTTCTTCGTGCATAACCATCTGCAGCGGTTCCTTCCTGCCGGCATGGCCGGGAGCATTTCCGGAAGTGTATCGGGGCACCACAGCCCTTTCTACTACTACCTCACAGGGTTTCCGACCGGTTTTCTCCCCTGGAGTATCCTGCTTGTGCCGGTTTTTTATTATGCCTTTTCAAAACCCGGTCAATTAAATACTGCCAATGCTGCATCGCAAAAAGGCCGTCTATTCGCGAAATGCTGGTTCCTTTCAGGCATCATCTTTCTGAGTATTGCGTCGACGAAACGGACGCTTTATCTCATGCCTATCTTCACGCCTATGGCCATGCTCACCGCAGCCTATATCAATTCCACTATGACACCCCAGGGGCTGAACAGGGTCGGAAAGGTCTTCCTCTGGGCTTTTGATGTGTTTTTACTTATCATAGGCCTTGCTCTGATGCCCGCCTATTTCTCTATGAAGAAGGTGTTCCTCACCGGTGTCTCCGGTAATTTCTTCGCTGCGGTCCTTGTTGTTTCCATACTTGTCACGGCAATCTCTCTTGCAGGGGTCTGGTGCCTTTACCGTGGGAATCTCAAAAAATACTGGATTTCAATCAATCTCTCGATCATTATTGTGCTGCTCTTTGCCCTGATAGCCATAGTTCCCATCCTGGATGGTCACAAGAGCTTCGTTCCTTTCTCCCGTCAGGTCATGGCTACCGTACCAGCCGATCAGCCGCTTTATGCCTATCAGCCCGATGAAACCTTGCGGGGCGCTGTACCTTTCTACACAGGGCGTTACGTCATTGAAATTGAGGAACTCGGGAATGATCTTCTCAAAAAAGAAGAACCTTTCTTTATCATGATCAGGGATAAGAAAGACGAAATGGAAAAGAAATTATTGTCCACAGGCAAGTTCTCTGTTCTGGTGAAGCAAGAGATGGGAACAGACCGGACACTCGTGCTTCTCTCAAACAAACAATACAGAAAACCGTAAGAATTGGTGACCCTTATCCTTTAAAGAATTAAGAGTAACACCCCATAACGAACTATGGAGGAAAAACATATTTAACTAACCGATCTTACAGAACAAAACAGACTTTATTACGTATAGCGCGATAAAACTCCCTTGGCACAAGAAACGAGAGAAACCAGAGAAACTATCTACGTTGTTACTGCTGAGTAAAACTTAAAGCTGTCCCGCCCCATATTTTTCACAAAAAACATGGCGATGTCTGCGTTTTTTACAAGCTCCTCGCAAGTCTCACCATCTTCAGGGAATATTGAAATGCCAATACTGGCCGTAATGGAAAGCTCATATCCATCAATAGATAAAGGGGAATGGAATGCCTGAAGAAGTTTCTCTGCAACCTGGGCAGCATTTTCTTTTCTGATAATGCCCGGTAACAATATAACGTATTCGTCATCGCCAAAACGTCCAATGGTATCGCCTTTTCGCAGATACTTTGTTAATATTTTGCCTGTTTCCTTCAGGAGGAGATCCCCCACATTATACCCGAATTTGTAATTAACGTCTTTAAAGGCATCGAGATCAAAAAAGAGCACTGCAAGCCTTTCTCTGTTGCGCTGGGCATGGATAAGGGCTAAAGCGAGACGGTCACTAAACAGGATACGATTGGGAAAACCTGTAAGAAGATCGTGGGTTGTCTTATGCGCAAGTTCCGTCTCGTGTTTTTTCCAGCGTAAAATGTCTTTGATCGTCAGGACAGAGTAGGCAATTGATTTTTTATCGTCTTCTACGGTCTTTACATTGATTTCGCAATGGAAGGATGATTTGTCCTTTTTCGATAATTCCCATTCAAATATGAGTGGTTTTCTTACTTGTACCGCATGGTGAAGTTTTTTGAGAAATGATCTGTAGCTTTCTCCGGAAGTGTGTATGATAGAGAGGGTTTTGCCGATGACATCTTTGCGTTTTTTAAAATTGAATATATTTAAAAAGGCCTGGTTGCAGTAAATGATCGTTTCTGAACTGTCGCAAAGGATGAGCGCCGCTGTGCTGTTTTCGCATAGCAATTCCGTATAAAAATTGTTGTTTTGGTCTTCTGCGATGGCCCTTGCCATTGTTCCCCCTCCCTTTGTCAGCGATTGCCCCGCAACGTACTGCGGGGTAGTTCGTTTCTTCTGCATATTGTGCTACCCATATTCTTTAAAATAACTCTAATAACATAAAATTGCAATAAAATTAGATGCTTAAAACTTTATTGATATTCCGCCGGTAAAGGTAAGGTCATATCCCGGATCATTCAAGTTGCGCTTTACGCCCAGATTGAGATCAATTCTGTCTGAAAGTGAGTAAACGAAACCACCCAGAAGAAAAACAGGATCGATGCAGGAGTCTGTGTCAGGGCTTGTGTCAACCCCGATATTTCCTACAATTTTGAATTTTTTAGTGATCTTCCATTCCCCTGCAAAGGATGCGTGCAACAGGTTCTCTCTCGCATCATACATGGCCTCATTTCTCAAATAGCCAAGATTCAAATGAAATGCAGCATGTTTGAACTCTTTCGTGCCGATGAAATAGAGCCTGTATCGCACCTCTCCGGTTCCAAGCCTCACGTCCCCGCCGCCAAAACCTTTTGTATAATCACCGGTGGGAATAAAAATGCCCGGTTTAATTGCAAGGCTCAGACCATTTTTATCTTCGTAGAAGCGCCATTTCAATTCTATCAAAGTGTCAGTGATACCCTCCGGTGAGCTTGTATTTCCTAAATTATCAATCTGGAAGTTCTGATACCCTGAAGAGACGGTAAGGTCGATATTGTCTTTAATCCCGTAATCTAATTCCACCGTTATTGATTTTTTGTTTACAGTTACACCTTCATCATCGTCATGGGAATATTCTCCGCTCAGTTCAAGCAGGTATTTTCCTGTCCCCTGTGTGCTTGTATCATCGGTAATCAAAGGCCGTCCGGCAAAGGCGGTTCCGGAGAACGTGAGAATGGTCAGAAGCATAATGAGTATACTAACCGGCATCTTGCCTTTATTAAGCCTTTATGAGCAGTTTTTTGTCAAACTGTTTTTTCTTTTTTCAAAACTCTTTTTCTTGATTAAACAACGCTGAAACTTTATATTAAGCAGTGAATAGTGAATAGTGAATAGTGAATAGTGAATAGTGAATAGTGAATAGTGAATAGTAGATAGTGAATAGTGAATAGTAGATAGTGAATAGTGAAAAAGGCAGAAAACATGAAATGTTGTGAATGGCAAATAGGTTTTTGACTAACGACTATTCACTATTCACTGCAGTTAAGATACGAGTAACGGGAGTTGAAGATATGGCTGTGATCAAAAGTGCGATAGAACTGGCAATGGAGAGAACAAGAAACCTCGTTCTGGGGGAAGAAGAAAAGAGGGCCTTGGCTGAAAAGGAGATAGAAGGTAAGGTGAGGGCGGCGGTCCGGCGGTATCTTGAAGGCATGACGGAGATTGATGGCGTCACAAAAGAACTCGATGGCATTAACGCAGATAAGAACCTCAAGAGATCGGTATTTATAGATTTATTCATCGATGAGTTTGATATTAAAGAGAAGAACGGACGACTGCTTGAGCTATTCGACATTGTCTGTAGTGACCTCGAGGAGCCTTTAAAGCGTGAATTTGAGATGCTGCAGAAGAGATTTGCCGAGCAGATGGAACGGAAGGAGATGCTAATCCGGAAAGAAATAATGGAACACCTTAATGAGAACAGTGTTTCCGGCGATGGATTGGAGCCGAACACAGAGGTGTGGGATGAATGGAAAGCGGGCATGGAAGAGGTAAGGGATGTTTTTAAAGGTCGTTTTGCTGAGTGGAAAGAGAAGCTGGTTTAAGATATGAACGGCGCTGAAATTATAATAAAAACAGCACACGCGGCAGGTGTTGAGGTATGTTTTGTCAATGCCGGCACTACAGAGATACCACTCGTTGCCGCCTTCGATTCAGAACCCGGGATTCGGGCCATTCTCGGGGTGTTTGAAGGGGTATGTACCGGAGCAGCCGACGGGTATGGCCGGATGCTGGATAAGCCTGCCATGACGCTCCTTCACCATGGGCCGGGTTTTGCCAACGGCATTGCCAACCTCCACAATGCGAGGCGCGCACAGACGCCTCTGCTCAATATTATAGGTGACCATGCAACCTGGCACCGCCATGCTGATGCGCCATTGACAATGGATATTGAAGCGCTGGCAGGCAGTGTGTCCGGATGGTTTAAAAACTGCAATTCTGTCGAAATGTTATCTCAGGATGTGGCTGACGCTATTGCTGCCACGATGTATGGCCGGATAGCCAGCCTGATTGTGCCCCATGACCTCCAATTGAGTGAGTGGAGAAATGCAAAGGCTGTTTCACCGGAGTTTCCCTATGACCCTGTTGATACAGATACAATCGAAAGAGCAGCCGGTTTTTTACGATCCGGAAAGAAGACGGCTGTTATATTAGGCGGGCGGGCGCTGAGAAGGCGAGGTTTGGAGGCTGCGGGTCATATTAAAGCCGCTACCGGATGTGATCTTTTTGCAGGATCATTCCCCGGTTATATGGAGCGAGGCGCAGGGTTTCCGGATGTGGTACGAATTCCCTATTTTCCCGAAGGGGCAATCGAAATGCTGTCCCGGTATGAAGCGGTAATTCTGGCAGGCGCAAAGGAACCGGTCGCTTTCTTTGGCTATAATGGTGTGCCGAGCTTTATCCTGGGGCATAACCAGGAAAAGGTTTCTATCGGTATGGGTAAAGAGGATGTTGCAGAAGCAATGGAATATCTGGCCGACCTCCTGAGGGCCCCAATAAATACGAAGGCTATGGATGGAATAGTAACAAAATTAAATCGCCCGCCACTCCTTGAGGGTGCATTGACATCTGAAAAGGCGTGCATTATCCTCGCTGCATTACAGCCTGAAGATGCAATTATAGTGGATGAAGGACTTACTTCGACATTGTCGTATTACTCCCTTACGGCAGGTTTGCCTCCCCATAGCATGATGACAATAGCAGGAGGCTCCATTGGCTATGGGATCCCTTGCTCTGTTGGTGCAGCCATTGCCTGCCCGGACAGACCTGTGATCAATCTTCAGGCTGATGGAAGCGCCTTATACACTTTACAGGGCCTCTGGACTGAAGCGCGGGAATCTTTACATGTAACAACGCTCATGTGCTCAAACAGGAGTTATAATATTTTAAAGATGGAACTTGTGCGTGCAGGTATCGAATCACCCGGTAAAAGCATGCAATCGCTTATCGAGCTTGATAATCCGACCATCGACTGGGTAAAAATAGCAGAAGGATTCGGTGTTCCGGCCGTAACTGTCAATACGGCAGAAGGACTGGCAAAAGAGATTGGTAAGGCCTTGGCTGAACCGGGACCTCATTTAATTGAGATGGTTTTGAATAATACTTGATACTTGATACTGGTTCAAACCAATAAAACATGCATTGCTGGATTTTGGAGCATTAAACGATTAACCTCGATGACATCTATAATCAGGAGAAAGCTAACCTTGCTCATCTCGTTAACAACGATCCTGTAGAATTTTTGTACCGGTATAAGGATAACAGGGACAAGGAAATTGTTGGTTTTCTTGCATCCCAGTTTGCTTACGGGAAGATAGATATATTCAAAAAATTTCTTGAGGACCTTTTTGGGCGTATGGGCAGCAGCCCGCACCTCTTTATTATAAAAGGAGACTTTACAATCCTTAAAGGACTTTATT includes:
- a CDS encoding phosphatase PAP2 family protein produces the protein MIGLRALVIGMLFCLVTGTGVHSGNSIEAAGEVLTLLLPATAAGLTAGFKDGQGALQLVESVALTAAITYGLKYTVTESAPNGDSHSFPSAHTSLSFSSAEFLRKRYGWGYGIPAYAAATFVAVSRVEAKDHYTHDVLAGAAIGIASSYLFTRPYKGWNIQAEGDQKYQGIRLSRTW
- a CDS encoding DUF5329 family protein translates to MNRNFIIIAIAIVLAATMVLAEDMRPQKNTDETIAYLLAFVAKSDYTFIRNGQSYTGKQASYHMNTKRQYFKDKIVTPEDFIRLAATESVQTGKPYLIRTEEGKESRCDEWMKQVLEEYRKTRKNN
- a CDS encoding glycosyltransferase family 39 protein, producing the protein MTDKKNDMLKYLILLLIVAIPLFSLGISNHGLWTADEPRVAEIGREMAETGNWAVPTLNRKPFLEEPPLYYGTLALTFKAFGVSDKVVRIPSAVFAFTSVLVIFFTANLLFGSRVALLSGLILATTGEYFRVAHWVIVDGALTFFVMCAMGLFIAGYLSGSNRRKLLCYVLLYVSCTFAFYTKGFIGIVIPGLTILVFLAVERNLRELFKMRLWLGVLIFIIMTLPWFVALWQQAGMEHLKVFFVHNHLQRFLPAGMAGSISGSVSGHHSPFYYYLTGFPTGFLPWSILLVPVFYYAFSKPGQLNTANAASQKGRLFAKCWFLSGIIFLSIASTKRTLYLMPIFTPMAMLTAAYINSTMTPQGLNRVGKVFLWAFDVFLLIIGLALMPAYFSMKKVFLTGVSGNFFAAVLVVSILVTAISLAGVWCLYRGNLKKYWISINLSIIIVLLFALIAIVPILDGHKSFVPFSRQVMATVPADQPLYAYQPDETLRGAVPFYTGRYVIEIEELGNDLLKKEEPFFIMIRDKKDEMEKKLLSTGKFSVLVKQEMGTDRTLVLLSNKQYRKP
- a CDS encoding sensor domain-containing diguanylate cyclase, with amino-acid sequence MARAIAEDQNNNFYTELLCENSTAALILCDSSETIIYCNQAFLNIFNFKKRKDVIGKTLSIIHTSGESYRSFLKKLHHAVQVRKPLIFEWELSKKDKSSFHCEINVKTVEDDKKSIAYSVLTIKDILRWKKHETELAHKTTHDLLTGFPNRILFSDRLALALIHAQRNRERLAVLFFDLDAFKDVNYKFGYNVGDLLLKETGKILTKYLRKGDTIGRFGDDEYVILLPGIIRKENAAQVAEKLLQAFHSPLSIDGYELSITASIGISIFPEDGETCEELVKNADIAMFFVKNMGRDSFKFYSAVTT
- a CDS encoding transporter, translated to MPVSILIMLLTILTFSGTAFAGRPLITDDTSTQGTGKYLLELSGEYSHDDDEGVTVNKKSITVELDYGIKDNIDLTVSSGYQNFQIDNLGNTSSPEGITDTLIELKWRFYEDKNGLSLAIKPGIFIPTGDYTKGFGGGDVRLGTGEVRYRLYFIGTKEFKHAAFHLNLGYLRNEAMYDARENLLHASFAGEWKITKKFKIVGNIGVDTSPDTDSCIDPVFLLGGFVYSLSDRIDLNLGVKRNLNDPGYDLTFTGGISIKF
- a CDS encoding acetolactate synthase large subunit; this encodes MNGAEIIIKTAHAAGVEVCFVNAGTTEIPLVAAFDSEPGIRAILGVFEGVCTGAADGYGRMLDKPAMTLLHHGPGFANGIANLHNARRAQTPLLNIIGDHATWHRHADAPLTMDIEALAGSVSGWFKNCNSVEMLSQDVADAIAATMYGRIASLIVPHDLQLSEWRNAKAVSPEFPYDPVDTDTIERAAGFLRSGKKTAVILGGRALRRRGLEAAGHIKAATGCDLFAGSFPGYMERGAGFPDVVRIPYFPEGAIEMLSRYEAVILAGAKEPVAFFGYNGVPSFILGHNQEKVSIGMGKEDVAEAMEYLADLLRAPINTKAMDGIVTKLNRPPLLEGALTSEKACIILAALQPEDAIIVDEGLTSTLSYYSLTAGLPPHSMMTIAGGSIGYGIPCSVGAAIACPDRPVINLQADGSALYTLQGLWTEARESLHVTTLMCSNRSYNILKMELVRAGIESPGKSMQSLIELDNPTIDWVKIAEGFGVPAVTVNTAEGLAKEIGKALAEPGPHLIEMVLNNT